In Chrysemys picta bellii isolate R12L10 chromosome 3, ASM1138683v2, whole genome shotgun sequence, a single genomic region encodes these proteins:
- the LOC135982522 gene encoding uncharacterized protein LOC135982522, with translation MAERGYSRDATQCRVKIKELRQGYQKTKEANGRSGSHPQTYRFYEALHSILGAAATTTPPLTVDSEDGILSMAGSSDMLADGEDEEGDEEDEAVDSAYNADFPDSQDLFITLTEIPYQPSPAVNPDTESGEGSATTSATVSQPSLASHFQRLAQIRRRKKRTREDMFSELMGCSRAQAAQQTQWRENLSQMHRSHMEQEERWRQEDQQATQTLLGLMREQMDTLRRLVDVLQERRQEDRAPLQSICNRPPPPPSHIPPSPKVQRRRGGRVRANSHSTPADCSSSRRL, from the exons atggcagagagaggatacagccgggatgcaacgcagtgccgcgtgaaaatcaaggagctgagacaaggctaccagaagaccaaagaggcaaacggacgctccggatcccatccccagacatatcgtttctacgaggcactgcattccatcctaggtgcggccgccaccactaccccaccactgaccgtggactctgaggatgggatattgtccatggccggttcctcggacatgttagcggacggggaagatgaggaaggagatgaggaggacgaggcagtcgacagcgcttacaacgctgatttccccgacagccaggatctcttcatcacccttacagagatcccctaccaaccgtccccagccgttaacccggacacagaatctggggaaggatcagcca ccacatctgcgactgtctcacaacctagcctggcatcacacttccagaggctagcgcagattaggcgtaggaagaagaggacacgggaggacatgttctcggaacttatgggctgctcccgagcccaggcagcacagcagacccagtggagggagaacttgtcccaaatgcaccgatcacacatggaacaggaggagaggtggcggcaggaagaccagcaggcaactcaaacgctgcttggactaatgagggagcaaatggacacgctccggcgccttgtggatgttctgcaggaacggaggcaggaggacagagccccgctgcagtctatctgtaaccgccctcccccgccaccaagtcacatacccccctcacccaaagtccaaagaaggaggggcggcagagtccgtgcaaactctcactccacccctgcagactgctctagtagtagaaggctctaa